A single window of Carassius auratus strain Wakin chromosome 9, ASM336829v1, whole genome shotgun sequence DNA harbors:
- the LOC113108863 gene encoding uncharacterized protein LOC113108863, translating into MPDRFTLLTFSFCFILHNVCCWNVSEPLNHTFNDDDSVSVTCMLIGEENFHMEAKLKMNDKYICEIYNKNEESAKYKDCTWQYKDKKFTFTLMNPKDLHKNTFSCEISKVKPIPILREEGPKIKLFRGCNKYSAPPMNSCPIANQTNDQDHRLVESQTPEEMYTLLICGLIIVVVMLCLYSIILTAVFIRLRATKPESSDTLTYVPMQRKVNRRDLDNTEYVDMREVQKRGGSHRDMNHNSHFANA; encoded by the exons ATGCCTGACAGGTTCACTCTGCTTACTTTCAGCTTTTGTTTCATACTTCACAATG TTTGTTGTTGGAACGTCAGTGAACCTCTCAACCACACATTCAATGACGACGACTCTGTCAGTGTCACATGCATGCTTATTGGAGAGGAAAACTTTCATATGGAAGctaaattgaaaatgaatgataaatatatttgtgaGATTTACAACAAAAACGAAGAATCGGCCAAGTATAAAGACTGTACATGGCAGTATAAGGACAAGAAATTCACCTTCACCTTAATGAATCCTAAGGACttacacaaaaatacattttcctgTGAGATTTCCAAAGTAAAACCAATTCCAATATTACGTGAAGAAGGACCCAAAATTAAGCTTTTCCGAG gttgtaATAAGTATTCGGCTCCACCGATGAACAGCTGTCCAATCGCTAATCAAACAAATGACCAGGATCACAGACTTGTAGAAAGTCAGACACCGGAAGAAATGTATACCCTATTAATCTGTGGTCTGATAATAGTGGTGGTAATGCTGTGTCTCTACAGCATTATTCTTACAGCAGTCTTCATCAGATTGAGG GCCACAAAGCCTGAGTCCTCTGACACACTGACCTACGTCCCAATGCAG AGGAAGGTAAACCGGCGTGATCTAGACAACACCGAATATGTGGACATGCGTGAAGTGCAGAAACGGGGAGGATCCCACAGAGATATGAACCACAACTCTCATTTTGCTAATGCCTGA
- the LOC113108865 gene encoding uncharacterized protein LOC113108865 isoform X2 encodes MDVNLTISLMRGQMGAVIEKAVNIAVETVLGEMIRVVGLKFEEIKREMTAKEKENENIRRMLETSRCQMKTMRKYISVLSAEEPRHRLYQGDGDMATTSTGMHCRRGPNPCPRPRVSEPTPVAGPSWLRQQMHISKETLRSDSHIPEQDTEETHASTIHKVVNSSSHLMDSQALLSETIDPIWGQNPLASAETGHTDMPDSSVLSAPMMADECMSSQTTSTLTFGAPSLKIKQEEAEVEIVCVKDEPAEAGSIPRFEYSTAELHQPAGEPELGVSLDLPASFQALQSPGTSADLAIPAFIGVDPTTYTVMAKTAAEKQREYRARRDADPARREKYLRSERERWRRDVETGKKKRIGDLGEKAQRWRRKQWRDAKERQKRSFFKLIATPPDNPEPSLMVLLQP; translated from the exons ATGGATGTGAATCTGACCATCTCTCTGATGCGGGGCCAGATGGGCGCTGTTATTGAGAAAGCCGTGAACATCGCGGTGGAGACCGTGTTAGGAGAGATGATCCGGGTGGTCGGGCTCAAATTCGAGGAGATCAAACGGGAGATGACCGCTAAAGAGAAGGAGAACGAGAACATCAGGAGGATGTTGGAGACGTCccgctgtcagatgaaaaccatGCGCAAGTACATCAGCGTCCTGTCTGCCGAAGAGCCCAGACATAGACTGTATCAGGGAGATGGAGACATGGCTACAACATCCACAGGGATGCACTGCAGAAGAGGGCCAAACCCCTGTCCCAGACCTAGAGTCTCTGAGCCAACCCCTGTAGCTGGACCCTCGTGGCTGAGACAACAGATGCACATTTCCAAAGAAACATTAAGAAGTGACAGTCACAttcctgagcaagacactgaagAGACCCATGCGTCAACAATTCATAAAG TTGTGAACTCAAGCTCTCATCTGATGGACAGTCAGGCGCTTCTGTCAGAGACCATTGATCCCATCTGGGGTCAGAACCCTCTGGCCTCTGCAGAGACCGGACACACAGACATGCCTGACAGCAGCGTCCTCTCTGCACCCATGATGGCGGATGAATGCATGTCATCCCAAACAACAAGCACATTGACCTTTGGAGCACCATCACTTAAAATCAAACAGGAGGAGGCGGAGGTTGAAATAGTCTGTGTGAAAGATGAACCCGCAGAAGCTGGCAGCATCCCTAGATTTGAATATTCCACCGCTGAACTTCACCAGCCAGCGGGAGAACCAGAGCTAGGGGTCTCACTAGATCTCCCCGCATCATTTCAAGCTCTTCAGAGTCCAGGCACTTCAGCAGACCTTGCAATCCCAGCATTCATTGGTGTGGACCCGACTACCT ACACAGTAATGGCTAAAACAGCTGCTGAAAAACAGAGAGAGTACAGGGCGAGAAGGGACGCTGATCCGGCACGCAGGGAAAAGTACCTCAGGAGTGAGCGAGAGAGGTGGAGAAGAGATGTTGAGACAGGGAAAAAGAAGAGAATTGGTGACCTGGGTGAGAAGGCTCAGAGATGGAGGCGCAAGCAGTGGAGAGATGCCAAAGAACGACAGAAGAGGAGTTTTTTCAAATTAATTGCTACCCCTCCGGACAATCCCGAACCCAGTCTGATGGTGTTGCTGCAACCCTGA